In the genome of Candidatus Microbacterium phytovorans, one region contains:
- a CDS encoding TPM domain-containing protein, with the protein MRSRWMLALAATVSIVLGSALPASATDPIPLGSGRVLDDAGVLSASQEQAVQARSEGLSASSGVDLWVVYVDQFTDPTSAEGWANATAELNNLGPTQYLLAISTEGRAFFLSGYSEGPVSFDQLGAIEQDRIAPALQSGDWAGAATAAADGLADAVGGGSGGDANSSGGLGGVLFVVLLVVVVGALIFFVVRARRKSRVTTGGATPQAPQVPLEELARQASSALVDTDDAVKTSEQELGFARAQFGDAAAAEFETVLAQAKADLDTAFSLKQRLDDENPDSEQDARAWNAQILELCARANAALDEKAAAFDELRQLEQNAPEALTRVQEMHTTVAATIDAAAARLTQLQTAYAPEALAPVVDNPEQARQRLTFAQEQLNAAQTAIGAGDGGEAAVSIRAAEDAVAQARTLQDAIGVLADDLAEGERDAAALMAELEKDIATASALPDADGRVAGAIAATRQQIDAARPLLAGSAKRPLFALENLERANAEIDAVLADVRDAQEKERRAAQQLSQLLAHAQAQVSAAEDYISSRRGAVGATARTRLAEAGSSLVQARQLAATDPAHALAAAQRANDLAAQALQHAQNDVGAFGGGGFGGGNGGGGGNVMGAVLGGILINSMLGGGGGGRRGGGGMPSFGSRGGGMSSGSFGGGGTRSRRGGGRF; encoded by the coding sequence ATGCGATCGCGTTGGATGTTGGCGCTCGCAGCCACCGTCTCGATCGTGCTCGGCAGTGCCCTGCCGGCATCCGCGACCGACCCGATCCCGCTCGGCAGCGGGCGCGTCCTCGATGACGCGGGCGTCCTCTCCGCCTCTCAGGAGCAGGCGGTGCAGGCACGCTCGGAGGGCCTGTCGGCATCCTCCGGCGTCGACCTCTGGGTCGTCTACGTCGACCAGTTCACCGATCCGACGAGCGCGGAAGGCTGGGCGAACGCGACCGCCGAGCTCAACAACCTCGGCCCCACCCAGTACCTCCTCGCGATCTCCACCGAAGGGCGCGCGTTCTTCCTGTCCGGCTACTCCGAAGGCCCCGTCTCGTTCGATCAGCTCGGCGCGATCGAGCAGGACCGGATCGCGCCGGCACTGCAGTCCGGCGACTGGGCGGGTGCGGCCACGGCCGCGGCGGACGGACTGGCGGATGCCGTCGGCGGCGGTTCCGGCGGCGACGCGAACTCGTCCGGCGGCCTGGGCGGCGTCCTGTTCGTCGTGCTGCTCGTCGTCGTCGTGGGCGCGCTCATCTTCTTCGTCGTGCGCGCGCGCCGGAAGTCGCGCGTCACCACCGGAGGCGCGACCCCGCAGGCACCGCAGGTGCCGCTGGAGGAACTCGCCCGGCAGGCCTCGTCGGCGCTCGTCGACACCGACGACGCCGTGAAGACCAGCGAGCAGGAGCTCGGCTTCGCGCGCGCCCAGTTCGGCGACGCGGCCGCCGCGGAGTTCGAGACCGTGCTCGCACAGGCCAAAGCCGACCTCGACACGGCATTCTCGCTCAAGCAGCGCCTCGACGACGAGAACCCCGACAGCGAGCAGGACGCCCGTGCGTGGAACGCGCAGATCCTCGAGCTCTGCGCCCGCGCCAACGCCGCGCTCGACGAGAAGGCGGCCGCCTTCGACGAGCTGCGCCAGCTCGAGCAGAACGCGCCCGAAGCGCTCACCCGCGTGCAGGAGATGCACACGACGGTCGCCGCGACGATCGACGCCGCCGCCGCTCGGCTCACGCAGCTGCAGACCGCGTACGCCCCCGAAGCCCTCGCTCCCGTCGTCGACAACCCCGAGCAGGCCCGTCAGCGCCTCACCTTCGCGCAGGAGCAGCTGAACGCCGCCCAGACCGCCATCGGCGCCGGCGACGGCGGCGAGGCGGCCGTGAGCATCCGCGCGGCCGAAGACGCCGTCGCGCAGGCTCGGACGCTGCAGGATGCCATCGGGGTGCTCGCCGACGACCTTGCCGAGGGCGAGCGCGACGCGGCGGCGCTCATGGCCGAACTGGAGAAGGACATCGCGACGGCGAGCGCCCTCCCCGACGCGGACGGCCGCGTGGCCGGTGCGATCGCGGCGACTCGGCAGCAGATCGACGCGGCCCGCCCGCTCCTGGCCGGATCGGCCAAGCGCCCCCTGTTCGCGCTCGAGAACCTCGAGAGGGCGAACGCGGAGATCGACGCCGTGCTCGCCGACGTCCGCGACGCGCAGGAGAAGGAGCGGCGCGCGGCTCAGCAGCTCAGCCAGCTGCTCGCGCACGCCCAGGCGCAGGTCTCCGCCGCCGAGGACTACATCAGCTCCCGGCGCGGCGCGGTAGGAGCGACGGCACGCACCCGGCTCGCGGAGGCCGGCTCCTCCCTCGTCCAGGCGCGCCAGCTCGCCGCGACCGACCCGGCACACGCGCTCGCGGCCGCCCAGCGCGCCAACGATCTCGCCGCCCAGGCCCTCCAGCACGCGCAGAACGACGTCGGCGCGTTCGGCGGCGGGGGGTTCGGCGGCGGCAACGGCGGCGGGGGCGGGAACGTCATGGGCGCCGTGCTCGGCGGCATCCTCATCAACTCGATGCTCGGCGGCGGCGGAGGCGGCCGGCGCGGCGGGGGCGGCATGCCCTCGTTCGGAAGCCGCGGCGGCGGCATGAGCTCCGGCAGCTTCGGCGGCGGCGGCACCCGCTCCCGCCGCGGAGGAGGCCGATTCTGA
- a CDS encoding DUF3097 family protein → MDDRYGSDVLAAGWRDVGRRVVPTVPADRDLVVEVAGDGYCGAVVGIEAGHVALEDRHGRRRLFPLGSGFLVDGEAVQLVAPAAAASAAPTRTASGSFAAPQARARVARASRILVEGKHDAELVEKVWGDDLRAEGVVVEFLQGVDLLDAVLRDDPPSADRRYGVLVDHLVPGSKETRIAEAVARGPHGRYVRIVGHPHVDVWQCVTPRALGIPAWPEVPRGIEWKVGVSRALRWPAETPVDLARNWQRILGRVHSYRDLDPALLGRVEELIDFVTVDG, encoded by the coding sequence ATGGACGACAGATACGGAAGCGACGTGCTCGCGGCAGGGTGGCGGGATGTCGGGCGGCGCGTGGTGCCGACGGTGCCGGCCGACCGCGACCTCGTCGTCGAGGTCGCCGGAGACGGGTACTGCGGGGCGGTGGTCGGCATCGAGGCCGGTCATGTCGCGCTCGAGGACCGGCACGGACGGCGACGCCTCTTCCCTCTCGGCAGCGGGTTCCTCGTCGACGGTGAGGCCGTGCAGCTCGTCGCGCCCGCCGCGGCGGCATCGGCGGCTCCGACGCGAACGGCATCCGGTTCGTTCGCCGCACCGCAGGCGCGCGCCCGCGTCGCCCGCGCGTCGCGCATCCTCGTGGAGGGGAAGCACGACGCGGAGCTCGTGGAGAAGGTGTGGGGCGACGACCTGCGCGCGGAGGGCGTGGTCGTGGAGTTCCTGCAGGGGGTCGACCTGCTCGACGCCGTCTTGCGCGACGACCCGCCGTCGGCCGACCGGCGCTACGGCGTGCTCGTCGACCACCTCGTGCCCGGTTCCAAGGAGACCCGCATCGCCGAGGCGGTCGCTCGCGGCCCGCACGGCCGGTACGTCCGCATCGTGGGTCACCCGCACGTCGACGTGTGGCAGTGCGTCACTCCGCGTGCCCTCGGCATCCCGGCGTGGCCGGAGGTGCCGCGCGGCATCGAGTGGAAGGTCGGCGTGAGCCGCGCGCTCAGGTGGCCCGCCGAGACGCCCGTCGACCTCGCGCGCAACTGGCAGCGCATCCTCGGCCGGGTCCACAGCTACCGCGACCTCGATCCAGCGCTGCTCGGCCGCGTCGAGGAACTCATCGACTTCGTCACGGTCGACGGCTGA
- the trmB gene encoding tRNA (guanosine(46)-N7)-methyltransferase TrmB — protein sequence MSDAQDRAWEELSGRYLLPVERDAASTSVLPGSTVDPGAVFGRVAPLIVEIGSGQGHAIVHAAGAQPEIDFLAVEVFRAGLARAMLDADRAGVHNLRLVEANAPEVLEHLLPEGSVDEIWVFFPDPWHKAKHNKRRLIAPAFVPQAARALRDGGVLRLATDWEDYALQMRDVLSDADVFTPDFEGEWAPRFAGRTMTAFERKGLAKGREIRDLAYRRRPRG from the coding sequence ATGAGCGACGCGCAGGACCGGGCGTGGGAGGAACTGTCGGGACGGTATCTCCTTCCGGTCGAGCGCGACGCGGCATCCACGAGCGTCCTTCCCGGGTCGACGGTCGATCCCGGGGCCGTGTTCGGACGTGTCGCGCCGCTGATCGTCGAAATCGGATCGGGTCAGGGGCACGCGATCGTCCACGCCGCCGGCGCGCAGCCCGAGATCGACTTCCTCGCCGTCGAAGTGTTCCGCGCAGGGCTCGCGCGCGCGATGCTCGACGCCGACCGCGCCGGCGTGCACAATCTCCGGCTCGTCGAGGCGAACGCCCCCGAAGTGCTGGAGCACCTCCTGCCCGAGGGGTCGGTCGATGAGATCTGGGTCTTCTTCCCCGACCCGTGGCACAAGGCGAAGCACAACAAGCGTCGCCTGATCGCGCCCGCCTTCGTGCCGCAGGCGGCTCGGGCGCTCCGCGACGGTGGCGTGCTGCGGCTCGCGACCGACTGGGAGGACTACGCGCTGCAGATGCGCGACGTGCTCTCGGATGCCGACGTGTTCACTCCCGACTTCGAGGGGGAGTGGGCACCGCGGTTCGCGGGGCGCACGATGACCGCCTTCGAACGCAAGGGGCTCGCGAAGGGCCGGGAGATCCGCGACCTCGCCTACCGGCGCCGTCCCCGGGGGTGA
- a CDS encoding CPBP family intramembrane metalloprotease → MERAPASPRPIVSFDVVPALLVCLAAPAFFVLLLPWLGWLLLAAGLGIALARERGRVRDAGPSLTRDLSLIAVGLLIVSSVPLKAELDNLAMLRFTLALGGAVVVPYALSRWFYRDHAIRFPWRGGGRWRGWQWAWLGAVLVLGWLILPFYFITSGVYQNWPVVDTPDLIARLFVGVGAVGIWDELFFICTCFVLLRRHLADATANVLQAIVFVSFLWELGYQAWGPVLTIPFALLQAIIFLRTRSLGYVVTVHLLFDAVVFGVLVHAHNPGLLDGLFLVAAP, encoded by the coding sequence ATCGAACGCGCCCCGGCATCCCCTCGTCCGATCGTCTCGTTCGACGTCGTGCCGGCCCTCCTCGTGTGCCTGGCGGCACCGGCGTTCTTCGTGCTGCTGCTGCCGTGGCTCGGGTGGCTGCTGCTCGCCGCGGGGCTCGGGATCGCCCTCGCTCGCGAGCGTGGACGCGTGAGGGATGCCGGTCCGTCGCTCACCCGCGACCTTTCGCTCATCGCCGTGGGGCTGCTGATCGTGAGTTCGGTGCCGTTGAAGGCCGAGCTCGACAACCTCGCCATGCTGCGATTCACGCTGGCCCTGGGCGGTGCCGTCGTCGTGCCGTACGCGCTGTCGCGGTGGTTCTACCGCGACCACGCCATCCGCTTCCCGTGGCGCGGCGGCGGACGGTGGCGCGGCTGGCAGTGGGCGTGGCTCGGTGCCGTGCTCGTGCTCGGCTGGCTGATCCTGCCCTTCTACTTCATCACCTCCGGCGTCTATCAGAACTGGCCGGTGGTGGACACGCCCGACCTCATCGCGCGGCTGTTCGTCGGCGTGGGAGCCGTGGGCATCTGGGACGAGCTGTTCTTCATCTGCACGTGCTTCGTGCTGCTGCGCCGTCACTTGGCCGACGCGACCGCGAACGTGCTGCAGGCCATCGTGTTCGTGTCGTTCCTGTGGGAGCTCGGGTACCAGGCGTGGGGACCGGTGCTCACCATCCCGTTCGCGCTGCTCCAGGCGATCATCTTCCTGCGCACCCGATCGCTCGGTTACGTCGTGACGGTGCACCTGCTGTTCGACGCCGTCGTGTTCGGGGTGCTGGTCCACGCGCACAATCCGGGGCTCCTCGACGGCCTCTTCCTCGTCGCCGCGCCCTGA